DNA from Brevibacterium sp. 'Marine':
CAGTTTCTGTCAGTGAAACTTCTGCGAATCTGGAGATGCAATGGAGCTCTCGAAACGAATCCGACGCCCCCGCTGGACCGATGCTCGGCTCTTGGTCGGAGCGATGCTCGTCGTCCTCGCGGTCGTCGGCACCTATCTGCTCGTCACCTCGGCGAATTCGACCACGCGAGTCTGGGCGAGCGCACACGCACTCGTTCCCGGTGAGGTCCTGAGACCGGCCGACCTCACCGTCGCGGAGGTCAACCTCGCCGATCTCGGCAAGAAATACCTTGCCGCCGATGCCGAACTGCCGCCGAACACGAGCGTACGCAGCGTCGTCGCGGCAGGAGAGCTGCTGGCCGCCTCGGCGATAGCGCCTCTGTCCGAGCTCGACGGTCGAGTCGTGGCGATCGACATCGCCGGTTCCGTGCCGAGCGTCGTCGACTCGGGCAGCCTCGTCGACGTCTGGGCGCAGCCGGAGCAGAACGGGCTCGACGACGGCGGAACACCGCCGGAGCAGATCGTCGATTCCGCTCCGGTCGCTCATATCAGTCGAGACGTCGGCAGCTTCGGGGCCGGTGACGGCGCCCGTATCGAAGTGTTCGTCGGCTCGGTCGATCTGCCCGGCGTACTCGCCGCCCTCGACGGACGCAGCGTGCTCTCGGTCGTCGGTGCTCCGTCCGTTCCGGCAGACGACGGCGAGCAGTGATGACACAGATTCTGCTCGCCGTCGACTTCGAATACGACCTCATCCTCTTCGAGCTGCTCAGCGAGATCGACGATGTCACGATCGTCGCCCGACCCGCCGACGAGGTGGAGCTGCTTGCCCACTGTCGCACAGGGGGCGCCGACGTCGTCATCATCGGCCGCTACTTTCCCGGACTCGACGCCGAGGTGATCGCCGCGATCACGGCGTCGGGGGCGAAGGTGCTCGGGTTCGGCGATGACGAGCACGCACTCGAGGCCGTCGGCATCAGCTCGGTCGTCGCAACGGATGCGGATGCACCCACGATGGCCGCCGCCATCGAGGACATCCGCGCCGCCACCGTGGTGCCGCCGCGGCCGCCGACGCCTCCGGGCGGCGTCGGTGCAGCTGGGTTGATCATCGCGGTCTGGGGGACGGGGTCGTCGCCCGGGCGCACCCTCACGGCCGTCAATCTCGCCGATCAGGCGTCCCGTCAGGGCATGCGCAGCGTCGTCGTCGACGCCGATACGGTCTCTGGGATGGTCGCGTCCACACTCGGGCTGACGGAGGAATCCTCGCACCTGGCCAGCCTCTGCCGGTCGCAGACCGACCCGTCGG
Protein-coding regions in this window:
- a CDS encoding SAF domain-containing protein, producing MELSKRIRRPRWTDARLLVGAMLVVLAVVGTYLLVTSANSTTRVWASAHALVPGEVLRPADLTVAEVNLADLGKKYLAADAELPPNTSVRSVVAAGELLAASAIAPLSELDGRVVAIDIAGSVPSVVDSGSLVDVWAQPEQNGLDDGGTPPEQIVDSAPVAHISRDVGSFGAGDGARIEVFVGSVDLPGVLAALDGRSVLSVVGAPSVPADDGEQ